A window of Nocardia arthritidis genomic DNA:
GGCGCCGGAGTCGCGGTCGGACTGGCGCGATGTGACACGCGGTCGGTGTCAGCGGGGTCGATGCCAACGACCCGGCAATTTCACTGCTGTGCTGGTCGGTGTTTGGTCACGGCGCTGTCGGCGGCGGCCTCCGAGGTCATCGAGGAGATTGGGCGGCGTTCAGTGGAGAGTCCGGTTACGGCCGTTGGGGCGCAGGAGTTTCCGGACGGGACTGTGCGGCCACCAGGATCAGCAGGCTGTTCGCTGTAGAGAGGACCTGGTCCAAGGAATCCCGGATCCTGTCGATGAGCGGGAGGTGCTTGTCCGGGAAGCTGAACTCGGTCCAACCGGTGGTTAGCCCGACCATGCGTTGGCGGCCGTGTCGGTTGTGGAGGATGACGTAGAACCCGGAGCCATCGGAATCGTCGTCGCCGTTCACCTGAAGCTCGAGATCCGGATCGCCGACGAGCACTCTGGCGGCGACAGCGTCGCTGACCAGATCCGAGACAGCGCTGGCAGGCGCCTCGTGCATGTCATCGGGAACGCAGGCGTCGAGATCGTCATGGTGTTCGTCAACCCAGTTCGCGAGCGCATGCTCATCCACCGCGAAATATGCTGGTGTGGTGTGGTCGACGGTGAACACGACGCGGGAGCGATGGTCGTAGTCGTCAGAGTCGCTGTGGGCCGGCAACTCGACGGACCCCTTGCGAGTTGTGGCGAAGTCTGCGAGTTCTTCCTCATCGGGGTTCGACGGCGTCGGAAATTTGCCCCGGAACAACACCAGCATGGCGATGGCGTCGTCACGGGCCCGGAAAGGTTGTGGGAACTCGATATTGGCCGATGCGATCCACAGCCCGTCGCATTGATGGACGACGCCGAACTTGGTGATGTAGTCGGTGGTCCAGACTTCGAAGGCGGGACCGTCGGCCTGCGGGCTGATGTCGGTGAGCACGATCGGCGGGAGGTGCGGGGTGATGTCCATGGTGTCCTCGCTCATGTACTCGCCTCGGTTCTGGTCGTGTGGAGATCCGGTAGACGCGGGCTGGACTGGATCGACGGGAGTGGCGAGAAAGTGGCGTCGGTCAGGGCGTGGAGGAGGTCGGCGGCGGCGCTGTCGAGTTCGCGGAGCTGGTCGGCGGCGTGGGCGGCGAAGCGCGGTTCGAAGCCGGCGCGTTGTTTAGGACGAACTTCGGCAGGCGCAGCGACGTAGAAGGTTTCGGTATGCGGATAGTGATCGCCGGTGGGGTGCGCCAGCCACAGCCTGGTGTGACCCGCCTCGGTGACGGGCTCCAGATCAAGGCCGAGGGCGAGGCGGTGCAGGAGCTGCTGCTCGGTGTCGCGGTTGCCTCGGTGGGCGATCTCGACCGATCGCCACGCTTGTGCCGGGGCGAAGTAACAGCGACGAACGCGATACAGCGCCCATTCGATTGCCGCCAATTCCTGCTCGAGAAGCTCCAACACAGCCGCAGCGTCATCGCGTCGCAGGCGCGCTGCCAGCGTGCCCGCCCGCCCGAACAGCCCGGCATGGCGGTTCAAGGCCACGGCCATGTACTCGTCGATCAGGTGGTGAACAGCTTCGGCGGGTGCGGCGTTGAAGCGAGCGAGCTGCTCGGGCCATTCATCGCGCGAAACGAAACAGCATTGACGGCACAGGGATTTGGGCCACCACACACCGAACAGGTCGTAGAGGTATTGTCGGCATTGCTGTCTGGTCCAGCCGATTTCGTGGATCGGATAGAACGGGCGGCGGCGACCCCCGAATTGCACGGCCGAGTCGGTCAGAATCCGGCTGCCCTCGTCGACGTTGTAGCCGACTGCATGCAAGTAGGGGGTCGTGCCGAGTTCGCGGGCCCGCCACTGGTCCAACGGCCATCCCTTGGCCTTGATCGAACACTTGCGGGTGCCGCCGAGTTGCGGCATGACACCGTTGGTGCGGTTCTCCCGGCTGAGACTTAAGAACCCGTGCATGTCGGGGTCGGAGTGCAGATGTACTGGTTCCCGGGTGTCCTGCATTACGACGATCCCGTCGGCGACGGCTGGCCCTGCACGAGCGACCTCGACCATGCGGACGTGGTGTTCGGTCAGGATCGGCAGCACAAACCGCTCTACCAGCTCGCAGGTGGAGGCCCATTCGTCGCCGGTCTGGGCGGTCATGACGATGAGATTGGACAGATCGTCCAGGAGTTCCGGCGGACCGAATCCCGGTTCGAGCAGGGTTCGCATGACTCCGGCTGTGCTTTCCGCGCCCATGCCATACGACCAGCAGATCGGCAGGACGGGGTCCTGGGCTGGTGTCGGCAGGTCGAAGAGGGTGTCAGCTGCGGGCACAGTTGGCGACGGTCGTGTCGGTGGCGCGGAAGACCCGCGTCGGAATACCCGCCCGCTGAGCCAACCGGGCGGTGTGGCTGGCACCGGCCGAGTTGTTGCGGATGAAGGCCAGACACAAGTCGGCGCCGGCACTCACCATCTGGGCGTTACGCACGAACCCGGCGCGGCGGCCCAGCCGGTCCCAGTCGGCCGGGTGACGTTCGACCCGCCCGCCCCACGCCAGCCAACACGCTTCGCAGAGCGCGTCGGCGCCACGCGGGCATGCTCCCGACACGAGCACGGCATCCGGAGACCACGCATCTGCCAGCGCCGCTCGGATGGTGGCGCGGTCGGTCCAGCTACGGGAGCCGGTGATCAGAATGCGGCGGCCTCTGCCGAGCGAGGCACCTGACGGCTGCGGTGGGGTCGGTGAGATAGTGACGGCCAATTCCAGGCGCACGATCTCTCGGTCGGTGGTTGTCTGGTTGAACATTGCTGTGGACACGACGACCTCCAGGACGCGACGTGGATACCGGTGCCGGAGCGGAAGTGGTTGAACACGATCGGTGTCGACGCCGGGCCCCGTTCTGCGGGGCGCGCCTCGGCTGCCGCGGCGGCGGGAAGGGGGTCAAGCCCGCGGGCGCTTTTCCCGCGGGCTTGACGCACGACCGACCGCCGACGGCACCATCTTCGGGCGCCCGCAGAACGGGGACCGGGGAGCCGCTTTCTCAGAAGTCGGTGTACTCGGCGAATCGCTCGCCGGTCGCGGGGTCGCCGTGATAGACCGCTGGTCCGTCGTTGAGGTTGATGCGGATCGGTCCGGTGTGATCGAAGGTGTCGATGTGCACCACACGGCGATCGTCGCTTTGGCCCCGATACACCCTGACTTCGATGTCGTCGCGGATGATCCGGTCATCGACGAGTTCGGTACCGTCCAGGAAAACCCGCACCTTCGGCCCAGGGTCGACCGGAGCGACATGCAGCACGGTGTGTCCGGAATCGGCCTGCTCGACGCGCAGCGATCCCCACAGCGCCTCGGCGACGACGATCGGCGTACCGGTGGCGGATGGCCCTGCGGCTGGGGTTTGGGGTTCACGGCCATGAGATAGCGCGGTGATCAGGTGCGGCAGAGCGGCGCGGGCCTCGGTGATCGCCTCGTCGAGAAGAGCGGACGCGACTTCGACCAGCTGGTCCTCGAAGCTCGCGTTTGGGCCGAAATCTGCTGCGATGGAAGCGGTCCCGAGCAGTACACCCGCCTTGTGCACCGACACCGTCACGATGCGAGCGTCGAGTTCGGTGAACAACCGGGCATCCTCGCGGACCTGCCGCTCGGCCTCGATCTGCGCGGGACCGCGGGCATACCCGAGTGCCGCCAAGTCCGCCCGACGCTGCGCAATGGTGTAGCAGGGCAGAAAGTACCGGGGAGGATGTCCGGGTGTGGTCGGGTCGCGGGAGATGACGTCGGGAGACCACGAATTGGTGTACTCGCCCAACCATGACCGGTCCGAATCGTCGTCCGGGGAAGCCGTCGCGGTGACGACGAGGCCGGTCGATTCCGGGTCGTCGAGCAGGAAACGAACGGCGTCATCGCCCCGGCATTCATAGGTGGGCGGTGGTTCGAACGCGACAGCGTGACGGTAGGCGACGGCGGCAGGAAGCCCGGCGGCGCGACCGGCCCGGTACCGTCGAATCACGCCAGCGTCAACGGGCGATGGCAACATGTGCGAGCCTCCAGTTCTACGCGGCGGACGGTCCGGCAGGTTGGGATGTTGTCGTGGTCGTGCGGGTGAATCGGCGACCGTTCGCCGGAGGACGGGGGTCGGTGCCCGCGATTGCGGAGTGGTGTTGGGTGAAGTCGCAGACGACGATCTCAGTGGCGATCGGCCGCTGGTGCCAGTCGTCGGCGTAGTAGGTGGTGTCGACGCTGCAACCGAGCTCCAGCGCGATGCCGGTCGTGGTGTGGAACTTCTGGTACTCGGCGTCCGGATCCTCGGTGTAGCAGCGCTTTCCGCTGTGGCTGAACGGGGCCGATTGCTGCGGAACGAGGAACACGCCATGGCGTGCCAGTTGCGCCGCGACAGCGATGACGTGGTACTCGAATCGCGGACCGCGGTACCCCGGACCGTCCATCGCGCGGCGGATGGGTCCGAACGGCGGGTTGGCGATCGCGGTGTCGAACGAGCGCAGCCGCATGGAGGGCACGGTCAGCACGTCGGCGCAGACCCAGGTGGCCTCGGGCATGATCCGCATGCCGATTCGGACGTACTCCGGATTGCGTTCGACACAGACGAATTCGCGCGGCGGTTCACCGTTCCACCGGTGATCGAGAAGGTTGCGGCACGCGAAGCTCAGGTGCCCGATTCCGGCGCACAGATCGATGATGCGGGTTCCCACGACGTCGATGCGCATGTCACCCGCGAGCCCCAGGGGCGTGAAATACGCTCCGTCCAAGCAATACTCGGGATTGGCGGCCTCCTGCCAGTGATCCAGGACGAACTTCTTCTCCTCGTCGTCGAGGTCTCGGTCGGCGTCGATCAGCAGGCAGGCTTCACGATGCAGCTTGGCTTGACTTCTGCTCAATGTCGTAGACATACGAAATTCCTTCGCTCAGGCCACCATTGCCGGTAGCCGAGAGTGGGGTGGGATCGCGCCGAGACGTCGGGCGAGTGGGTGACGGCTCGAACAGCGAAATCTGGCCAGTCGCAGGGACACCGGAGCGCGCACCGGCCGCTGAGGTCCGCCACGGTCGGCGTGGGATCGGTTGCGCTGGAACGGGATCGGACCACAGGCCGGGGTCGGCGGCGGCCACACGCGCGGCGCAGGCACGCAACGCGTCCATGGCCTTTTCCCGCCAGTACAGGGCAAAGCGGAAACAATTTCGGCAATCGGTGATCACGCGTTCGCCGGTGACCGGGTCCGGGCGCGATAGGTGCCGACAACCAGGTAGCTGGACGTTGGCGGTGCGAGAGGCCATCGACCAGGCTTGACTATCACTGCTGTGGAGCAGATGACCGGCCAACGCCAGCGCATTCAACGACACGCCGTATCCGTGCATTTTCATGCCCAGCGGCGCGAGAGCGGCAAGGACCCGGGCTACGTACCGGGCGCGGTTCTTGCGGCAGACGCTTCCGATTCCGACCCACCGGCCCGTCAAGTCGATACCGGCCTCGAGGTAGCGGTAGTAGTGCTCGATGTACTCGTGCGGATGCAAGCCCTGCAGCGTGGGCAGCCACGGCACGAAATCGAACTGCTCGGACAGATACAGATAGTTCTCCAGCGTCGCCTGCTGATGCTGGCTTGTGGTCAATCCGGTGAAGCGCAGGCAACCGGGTTCGCAAGGCACGTCTTGGATCCCGACGAACAACGGCGGCCCGATGTCCTCGATCAGCCGAGTCCACAGCGCCCCGTATTCATCGGGATGAGCCCACCAAGGATGCCCACGCGGATCGGCGGTCAGCATGATCGCCGAATACGCTCCCGAGTCACCGGCATACGGGGCCTGGAGCGCTTTGACCGGGAACTTCTCGCCGCGAGAGCGATACTGCGCCAGTCTTTTCGCCGACACGAACACCGGGACCGGAGACGCGGTCATCAGGCTGGGTTGACCGATCCCCAGGAAGAACAGCATCCGACGGGCCGGGTCGAGATGATCAGCGCTGGTCGTCCACGGCGTGACCGGTCCCCACGCGGTATCGCACCGCTCGATCGATCCGGGGGCCACGGGCAGCAAGCGAGGCTGATTGGAATTTTGAGTAAGCAGGGACGGCAATGCACCTCCCCGGAACACCTGGGGGGTTGGGAAATCTCGGATGGGACAGGGGTGAATGGAACTGCCCGCCGCGGCGAAACGCGCTCTCTCCCAACAGAGGTCGGGCTCGCGGGTCGGCGGGCCGGCCGTTCAGTCCGCCTTGGCGGCGGAAAGGGGGTGTCAAGCCGCACGCTTTTCGCGGCTTGACACCCCCGCCGCCAAGGCAGACTGATAAGGCCCGCCGACCCGCGAACCCGGCTCTGCCGCTCTACCTCACTCCGTGTGGTTCTCGCGCATGAGCATGTGCGTGAGCGCCGCACCCATCCCGAGCACGACCACCGGGAGACACGCGACCAGCGTCGTGATCGGCCACGGTGCGGTCGGGGTTCCCGCGGCCTGCATCAGGTGATAGGCGATCTGTCCGGCAGCGCCGAGCACCAGGCTGCCGAGGGCCGACCACTTGGCGTAGTTGACGGTCTTCGCGGTCCGGATACGACCCGACAACCAGACATACAAGGCGTACGACGCGTAAGCCTCGACGCCGATCGGCAGGGTGATCGCGCTGTTGAGGCGGGCGGAATCCCAGATGCCGGGCAAGGGATGGATGACACCGAATCCGGTCAAATCGCCGAGACCGACCCAACCGGACCACACTGCCACCGCTGCGGGCAGCGCGATCAGCAGTACGGGCCAGATCCTGATCGGGCGAGACGATGTTTGCGGTGCCACAACTGCTCGAGCGTCGCGACCGGATTCGTCGTCGGTGACGTCGTCAACCGTCAACCCGCCGAATGGCGACGTGTCGGTCCGGCGATCGTCTGGCACGGGTTCATCGACAGATGACGCGTCGATCTCACCATGTGTACGAAGCTCTGTCATTGACGCGTCCACCGGCTGTTGTTCGAACTTCGGTGTCGTCGCCTCAGTGACCGTGTCCTCCCTGTTCGCGACGCGGACGCCGTCGGGCGACGCAGGCAGGGTGTCGGCGGGAGCCTGCCGATCGTGGTCGGCAGGGCGAGACAGGTAACGCTGGGTTCGCCGCCAATCGTTGACCACGTTGGATGCGTGCTGACGCGAGACCTTCGCTCCGCAGCGCGCCAGCACCGAGCGGACGTCGTCGGTCGTTGGGTCTCCGAACAGCTCGCACACGAGCCGCATCATGTCCTTCTTGGTCGAGCAACCTTCGAGGGCCGTCCGGAGCATGACATCGTCGGGCACACCCTCCAACGGGTTGAACCCTTCGGGAAAACCTTCGGGAATCAGGGCCAGTGCGCGGTCACTGCCGGAGTGTGTTGTAGGACATATCTTTTCAATGGTCATAGTGCTGTCTCCCTCCGGCTCGTTCAGGCCGCTGCGGCGAGTGGATGGGGCTCGCCGGTCAAGCTGGCCAGCGCCAGCGCGACTTCCTCGAGGCTGGCCCGGGTGTAGATGACGGTCGAACCCTCGGACTTCCCTTCGGCGTGCCCGGCGTAGGCGCGGGCGACGGCGAAGCCGAAGTTGCGTTCGACCCATTTCAGGGTCGTGTGCCGAAGCCAGTGGGTGCTGATCTGTTGCTTTTCGACCCACGGCAATTCGAGTCCGATCCGGGTCCACAGTCCGTCGTATCGGCGTCGGGTGATCGGTTTGCCGTTGCGGTAGCGCAGCAGTTGTTCACCACGTTGTACTCCGCGCTCGTGGGCGTGGTGGAGCAGGTTCGCCATCAGAGTGGGCGAGATCGGTTGCCAGCGAGGGATTTTGCCCTTCTCTACGAGGTGGATCAGGCATTGTTGCGGATCGAGGTCGTCGAGGCGCAAGCCCAGGGCACCGCCCCGCCGGCACGCGGTCTCGGCGTGCAAGCGGAGTAGCACCGTGTCGAGGTCCGGGTCGTTGCCGGTGGTCGCGGCCACCTTCGCGATCTCGGTGAGCTGCTCGAGCGGTAGGCCCCGTCTGGTGGACGGGATGCGACGCGGTTTGGCGACTCGTTTGGCAGGGTTGTCGCCCGGCCGGAGGAAGCCATCGCTTTCGGCGTGCTTGTACAGGAACCGCAGGGCGCTGATCATTGCTTCGGCGGCTCCGCGGCCGTCGCGGGCGTTGCGGTCGGCTTTGGCGTTGCGTCGAGCGGCGTCGCGCATCTCGGAGATCTCTGTGACGGTGGGTTCGTCGATGCGACGGGGACCCCATTCCCGCTCGACGTATTTCCAGTGGGTGTTGTAGGTGCGCAGCGTGCTCTGGGAGGCCACTCGCTCGCGGATGGCTGGGATGTATTCGGCGAATGTCGGCGCGGACGGTCGGACGTCGAGCAGATCGGCGGCGGTGATGCCCATCCTGGCGAGCAGGGTGCGCGCGGCGTCGAGCTCGACGGAGGTGATCGCAGGGGTAGCGGTTGTCACGGCTGCTCACCGCCGTCGATACGGTCGCGGATCTCGGCGACCAGGTCCGCGAGCGCGACCTGGCACACGATGATCAGCCGTCTCTGGTTGGGGTGGGCAGCCAGCAGCACACGGTCGCCTTTGCGCAGGCGGATCGCCTTGCGGATGTCCGCGGGAATGGAGAGTTGCCCGTTGCGCGCGATCGCGTGACCGCCGGGCTCGCCGTCGGTGACCAACAGCACACCGGGCAGGCTGGGCGCCACTGGCCGGATCCGGATCGGGGTGCCCGGGTCCCAGCCCAGCGAGCCGAGCACCGCGCGTTCGGCCAGACGGCCCGCGTGGTTGACCAAGACCGAGCCGTAGACAACACGAATCGTGTCCAACGAGGTCGGCAACATCCGATCCAGACGCCCGCCTCGCAACCGCGCCGGTGGCAAACCGGAATCTGGCGGCGCAGCACTGTGATCGGCCGTCGCGGCGGACGTAGGCAGCGCGAACGGGAAAAGACCACCGATGCTCGGTGACCCTGAATCGTGTTCTAGCGCGCTAGAACACGAGATACGGGAATGGTGTCCAGGAGTATTGGAATTGTGCGCCATCAGGGACTCGAACCCCGAACCCGCTGATTAAGAGTCAGCTGCTCTGCCAATTGAGCTAATGGCGCTTGTTCTGTTGTTGGCTCCGGGGCGGTGGGCCGTGTTCCGGTGCGGGACAAACATTAACAGGTGGGGGGCTTAGAAGTGAAATCGGTTTCTGACCGGGGGTTTTGTGGCGGGTGGTGCGGGGGGTGGTGGTGGGAAACCGGCAAATCGGGCGGCGGTGGTGCTAGCGTCGGGGTGGGCATCCAGGCCGTGTCGGGGTCGTGATCGGGTGGGTTCGGGTGCTCGAGCTGGCAGAATGCGGGTTGTGATCGGGATCGATGCGGTGGATCGGTCGGGTCCGGAGCCATCGGCGCGTTGGTGTGCGCCGAGACTTGAACAGGGGTTGGTATGCGCGGTGGTCGTGGTGGGCGGTCGATCCGGGGGATTGTGGTCGCGCTGGCTGCGGCCGGGTTCGCGCTGACGGCGTGTTCGGCGCAGGAAGCAGCGAAAGATGTTGCGATAGAACGTAATCCGGTTATCGAAATGATCAAGCCGAAGATGGTTTCGCTGGTCGAGGACGGGGCGAAGGGTGTTTCGCCGGGTGTACCGATGGTGTTCGCGGTGCAGGACGGGATCTTCACGAATGTGAGTTTGGTCAATGCGCGGGGCGAGTCGGTGCCGGGCATGATCGCGCCGGACGGCCGGTCATGGCGGAACACCGAGGTACTCGACTACGGCGAGACCTATCGTCTGAAGGCCGACGCGATCGGGCTCGGCGGCGCGAACACCGCGTCGGTGAGCTTCACCACCAGTTCGCCGCGCAATCGAACCAAGCCGTATCTGCTGCCGGGCGAGGGCGATGTGGTCGGCGTCGGCCAGCCGGTGGCGGTGCGGTTCGACGAGAACATCCCCGATCGCGGCGCCGCCCAGGATGCGATCAGAATCACCACCGAGCCCGCGGTGGAGGGCGCGTTCTACTGGGTGAACAATCGCGAAGTGCGTTGGCGGCCGGAACATTTCTGGGCGCCGGGGACGAAGGTCACCATCGATGTGAACGTCTATGGGCGTGATCTCGGCGACGGACTGTATGGCCAGAACAACATTCACTCGTTCTTCACCATCGGCGACGCGATGATCTTCACCGCCGACGACGACACCAAACAGGTGACGGTGGAACGCAACGGCGAGCTGATCCGCACCATGCCGACCTCGATGGGCAAGAACAGCACACCCACCGATAACGGCATCTACATCGTCGGCGACCGCTTCGAGCGGATCATCATGGACTCGTCCACCTACGGCGTCCCGGTGAACTCGTCGGACGGATACAAGACACCGGTCGATTTCGCGACCCGAATCTCCTACAGCGGCATCTTCTTCCACTCCGCGCCGTGGTCGGTGGGGCAGCAGGGTTCGGTGAACACCAGCCACGGCTGCCTGAACCTGAGCCCCGCGAATGCCAGGTGGGTCTACGAGAACGCCAAGCGCGGCGACATCACCATCGTGAAAAATACGGTGGGCGGCACACTTTCGGGCGTCGACGGACTCGGCGACTGGAATATTCCGTGGCCGCAATGGAAAGCGGGCAACGCCTGAGCCGGATTGCGCTTCCATCACAGTGGTTTCCGGGTCCTGTGCGCCGGACCACACGGCCACTACAGTGCAGGATGCACGTGCGCGGACGGGGGTCACAATGTCGAACGGGTTTCGTGTCCTGATCGCCTGGGTGATTACGCCGCCGTTGCTGGTGGGTGCGTACTGGCTGTTCTGGGCCGTCGTCGCACCGGGTTTCGGTCGGCAGAACGGCGTGGAAGCCTGGTGGTACAACGTCTTCCTGCACGGCAACGGGCTGTGGTGGTTCCTGGCCTACGTTTTCGCGGGGCTGGCCGTCTACTTCGGCTACGTCTACTACGAGGTCTGGTTCCTGACCGGGCTCTGCGTGCTGCTGATGATCGGAAGCCTCGGTGTAGCAGGGTATTTCCTGGTCAACCTGGACAAGAACGAAGGCCGCTTCTACACCGGCGCGACCACGTTCTACGTGCACGATCCCGAACACGTGCCGTCCGCGCTGCATCTGCTCGCCGACGGTGGCGCCAAGAACACCGACGGTTGCGCGATCAAGGGCCGTCACGACGTCTACGGCTGCCTGCGGCAGGGCGACTTGCCCAGTGCGGGTTGGGATCCGAGGATCGGCTCGCTGGACGGCGCGGGCGTCGCCCTCTCCCGCGCCACCGGTGACGTGCAGGCGGTGAGCCTGCGCACCGAGACCATCACCTACCTGAACGGCAAGGGCGACAACGGTTCCTGGAGCGGCGTACTCGACGGCAGCGGGATCAATGTCCCGCTCGGCGGGGTCGCCGAATGGTCGGGTCAGGGCAGCGCGACCCAGTGCACCTTCACCGGCGACTACGGTATCGACCGGGCCTTCGGCGGCTCGCGGCGCAACAGCCTGCCCAACCTGCTGAAGGAACGTTTCCCGCTGATCGCGTACAGCATGGGCGATGTGTGGGGTTACTGCGACGGCAAGGAGCCGATCGTGGTCATCCCGGTGACCACGCCGATACCGTGGACCCACCGCACCGTCGACGCACCGGCGGGCGTGATCACCGTGCGCGGCGACCACGGGCGGGTGCGGCTCGACTACCTGCGTGATGTCGCCCCTGGCACGCTGCCCGGTCCGGTCTATCCGAAATCGATTGCGGCCCATCAGCGCACGGAGACGAAATGGGCTGCGGGCCGGGAGTACATGAACCGCAACCACTTCGGCTTCGATCCGGCGCATTCCGGCGCGCAGAGCGGCAATGTCTCCGAGTATCTGCTGCGGGACAAGTCGACCGGGCGATTGCAGTGGGTGACGCCGATGACGTTGCGCGGCAGCACTTCCGAGCTGTTCGTTGCCTATGCGATCATCCCGGCCGACGAGGTGCACCGCGGTTCGCTGAACGCGCAATCGGTGTACGCGCTCGACGACAGCGATCCGCGCCGCATCAATATCGACAACCTGGATGCCGACGCCCGCTCGTGGCTGGCCGCCAACGCGGGCACGGTGATGTCGAACGGCGGGAAACTGGTGGAGTTCACCCCGATCGATGGCGACACCTGGCGCGGCTTCGTGGAATTCAACGGTCGGGTCGCCTACCGGATCGATATCGCGGCGAGTCGCAAGACTCCGGTGCAGTTGGTGCGGCTCGACGACACCGGAGACACCGGCCCGCCCGCACCATCCGGCCCGCCCAACGCCGACTGCGGCAAGGCGCTCGCATCCCTCACTCCGGCCCAATTGGCCCAGTGCGCCAAGGTTTTCGTCGACGAACTGGCCAATCGGCAGCCCGCACCCCGCTGATCGGACCCATCAGTGGGGCTGCGTCGCGAGGGAACTCTCCAGCGCGGTAATGAAATACGGGAAGTGGGTGGCGAAGCGCCGCAGGTCGCGATCCTTGTCGAAGCCGCCGAACCAATACAGTCCTGCGGCCATCGGCAGGTCGCGGAAGCCGCGGATCCAGTTGTCGGCACGGCCGGTGACGACGGTGAAGGGCAGCGCTCTGGCGAAGACCAGCTCCCGGTCCGATTGTGAAAGTTGCTCGGGGCGAAGCATTTCCAGCGCACTCCCGAAGCC
This region includes:
- a CDS encoding SLOG family protein, encoding MSTAMFNQTTTDREIVRLELAVTISPTPPQPSGASLGRGRRILITGSRSWTDRATIRAALADAWSPDAVLVSGACPRGADALCEACWLAWGGRVERHPADWDRLGRRAGFVRNAQMVSAGADLCLAFIRNNSAGASHTARLAQRAGIPTRVFRATDTTVANCARS
- a CDS encoding methyltransferase, producing MSTTLSRSQAKLHREACLLIDADRDLDDEEKKFVLDHWQEAANPEYCLDGAYFTPLGLAGDMRIDVVGTRIIDLCAGIGHLSFACRNLLDHRWNGEPPREFVCVERNPEYVRIGMRIMPEATWVCADVLTVPSMRLRSFDTAIANPPFGPIRRAMDGPGYRGPRFEYHVIAVAAQLARHGVFLVPQQSAPFSHSGKRCYTEDPDAEYQKFHTTTGIALELGCSVDTTYYADDWHQRPIATEIVVCDFTQHHSAIAGTDPRPPANGRRFTRTTTTTSQPAGPSAA
- a CDS encoding DUF7221 family queuine tRNA-ribosyltransferase-like protein, coding for MPSLLTQNSNQPRLLPVAPGSIERCDTAWGPVTPWTTSADHLDPARRMLFFLGIGQPSLMTASPVPVFVSAKRLAQYRSRGEKFPVKALQAPYAGDSGAYSAIMLTADPRGHPWWAHPDEYGALWTRLIEDIGPPLFVGIQDVPCEPGCLRFTGLTTSQHQQATLENYLYLSEQFDFVPWLPTLQGLHPHEYIEHYYRYLEAGIDLTGRWVGIGSVCRKNRARYVARVLAALAPLGMKMHGYGVSLNALALAGHLLHSSDSQAWSMASRTANVQLPGCRHLSRPDPVTGERVITDCRNCFRFALYWREKAMDALRACAARVAAADPGLWSDPVPAQPIPRRPWRTSAAGARSGVPATGQISLFEPSPTRPTSRRDPTPLSATGNGGLSEGISYVYDIEQKSSQAAS
- a CDS encoding tyrosine-type recombinase/integrase, with product MTTATPAITSVELDAARTLLARMGITAADLLDVRPSAPTFAEYIPAIRERVASQSTLRTYNTHWKYVEREWGPRRIDEPTVTEISEMRDAARRNAKADRNARDGRGAAEAMISALRFLYKHAESDGFLRPGDNPAKRVAKPRRIPSTRRGLPLEQLTEIAKVAATTGNDPDLDTVLLRLHAETACRRGGALGLRLDDLDPQQCLIHLVEKGKIPRWQPISPTLMANLLHHAHERGVQRGEQLLRYRNGKPITRRRYDGLWTRIGLELPWVEKQQISTHWLRHTTLKWVERNFGFAVARAYAGHAEGKSEGSTVIYTRASLEEVALALASLTGEPHPLAAAA
- a CDS encoding AbrB/MazE/SpoVT family DNA-binding domain-containing protein encodes the protein MDTIRVVYGSVLVNHAGRLAERAVLGSLGWDPGTPIRIRPVAPSLPGVLLVTDGEPGGHAIARNGQLSIPADIRKAIRLRKGDRVLLAAHPNQRRLIIVCQVALADLVAEIRDRIDGGEQP
- a CDS encoding L,D-transpeptidase, coding for MRGGRGGRSIRGIVVALAAAGFALTACSAQEAAKDVAIERNPVIEMIKPKMVSLVEDGAKGVSPGVPMVFAVQDGIFTNVSLVNARGESVPGMIAPDGRSWRNTEVLDYGETYRLKADAIGLGGANTASVSFTTSSPRNRTKPYLLPGEGDVVGVGQPVAVRFDENIPDRGAAQDAIRITTEPAVEGAFYWVNNREVRWRPEHFWAPGTKVTIDVNVYGRDLGDGLYGQNNIHSFFTIGDAMIFTADDDTKQVTVERNGELIRTMPTSMGKNSTPTDNGIYIVGDRFERIIMDSSTYGVPVNSSDGYKTPVDFATRISYSGIFFHSAPWSVGQQGSVNTSHGCLNLSPANARWVYENAKRGDITIVKNTVGGTLSGVDGLGDWNIPWPQWKAGNA